A segment of the Terriglobales bacterium genome:
GAGCGCGGCAACGGCGTGAAGCCCAGCGCCGTCGAGGCGGTCAAGTGGTATCGCTTCGCCGCCGCGCGCGGCCACGCCGGCGCGCAGTTCAACCTCGCGCTCATCCTCGCCAAAGGACGCGGCGTGAAACCGGACCCCGCCGAAGCGGCGCAGTGGTACGAGAAGGCCGCGCAGCAGGGCGACCAGCAGGCCGCGAAGAACCTCGGCGTGATGTACGCCAACGGGCAGGGCGTGAAGCAGGACGGCGCGCAGGCCGCGCGCTGGTTCCGCCAGGCCGCCGAAGCGGGCGACGCGACCGCGGAGTACAACCTCGGCCTGCTCTACTCCGAGGGCCTCTACTCCGACGGCAAGGACGAGGCCGACGACGACAAGCAGGCGGCGCTGTGGCTTACCCGCGCGGCCGAGCACGGCGTGGTCGCCGCGCAGAACAATCTCGGCGTGCTCTAC
Coding sequences within it:
- a CDS encoding tetratricopeptide repeat protein, which gives rise to MVGVLLCAIPIGAQQPPPQTAPAATPEALTAKANAGDANAAFALGAMYERGNGVKPSAVEAVKWYRFAAARGHAGAQFNLALILAKGRGVKPDPAEAAQWYEKAAQQGDQQAAKNLGVMYANGQGVKQDGAQAARWFRQAAEAGDATAEYNLGLLYSEGLYSDGKDEADDDKQAALWLTRAAEHGVVAAQNNLGVLYADGRGVEPSLIEAYKWFALAAEAGDPNSAASVKTLEAEMKPEDIAQAKKLAEQWIAEHTTSSSKQ